The Croceicoccus marinus genome contains a region encoding:
- a CDS encoding type-F conjugative transfer system secretin TraK, whose protein sequence is MPWPNPISRLPLSGLAVAAALAGTTPALADQFKQAADGAAIDCTVSQRELTRFALVEDQFASVSKISSGYPYNDFAVSNEPLRGDIYVSIPETFAARSISFFATTKKGQVYKFACRIEAVGAQQVFITNPALGQSAAARFEKATAPEDTAVRLIRAMASDELIEGYEIRSLGGLPARVGDFEIQLVSDYQGAAFTGKVLRIANRTSEPVTLDADALAPAGTLALAFGKDELAPGEATSAYLVTGAGAFSHD, encoded by the coding sequence ATGCCCTGGCCCAATCCCATTTCGCGCCTGCCTTTGTCAGGCCTCGCGGTTGCCGCTGCGCTTGCGGGTACCACGCCGGCCCTAGCCGACCAGTTCAAGCAGGCCGCCGATGGCGCGGCGATCGATTGCACGGTGTCGCAGCGCGAACTGACCCGTTTCGCGCTGGTCGAGGACCAGTTCGCCAGCGTCTCGAAGATCTCGAGCGGCTATCCCTACAATGATTTCGCGGTCAGCAACGAACCGCTGCGCGGCGATATCTACGTCTCGATCCCCGAGACCTTTGCAGCCCGCTCGATCAGCTTCTTTGCGACCACCAAGAAGGGCCAGGTCTACAAGTTCGCCTGCCGCATCGAAGCGGTCGGGGCGCAACAGGTCTTCATCACCAATCCCGCGCTCGGGCAAAGTGCCGCCGCGCGTTTCGAGAAGGCAACCGCGCCCGAAGACACCGCCGTGCGGCTGATCCGTGCGATGGCAAGCGATGAACTCATCGAAGGCTACGAGATCCGCAGCCTTGGCGGTCTGCCGGCCCGTGTCGGTGACTTCGAGATCCAGCTCGTCAGCGATTACCAGGGCGCGGCCTTCACCGGCAAGGTGCTGCGCATCGCCAACCGGACAAGCGAACCGGTCACGCTCGATGCCGACGCGCTGGCACCGGCGGGCACGCTCGCCCTCGCCTTCGGGAAGGACGAACTCGCGCCCGGCGAAGCGACCAGTGCCTATCTCGTTACCGGGGCAGGAGCCTTTTCCCATGACTGA
- the istB gene encoding IS21-like element helper ATPase IstB has product MSAVPMIDAQRLSLMLNELRLPTIKHIWGDFAAQADKEGWPASRFLAALAEHELAERDRRRIERHLAEAHLPAGKTLDCFAFDAVPMISKAQVMALCAGDGWLEQGANLILFGPPGGGKTHLAAAIGLALVERGWRVLFTRTSDLVQHLQVARRELALESAMTKLDKYHLLVLDDFAYISRDQAETSVLFELISVRYERRSLLITANQPFGEWNRVFPDPAMTLAAVDRLVHHATIFEMNVESYRRRTAQARRTGAGRPATYTTPKVLETIRDNQNENDDLASDNQNRH; this is encoded by the coding sequence ATGAGCGCAGTTCCCATGATCGATGCACAGCGCCTCAGCCTCATGCTCAACGAGCTGCGCCTGCCCACCATCAAGCACATCTGGGGGGACTTCGCCGCCCAGGCAGACAAGGAAGGATGGCCTGCCAGCAGGTTCCTCGCCGCGCTGGCCGAGCACGAACTCGCCGAACGCGATCGCCGCCGGATCGAACGCCACCTGGCAGAGGCCCATCTGCCCGCAGGCAAGACCCTGGACTGCTTCGCCTTCGATGCCGTGCCGATGATCTCCAAGGCCCAGGTCATGGCCTTGTGCGCCGGCGATGGCTGGCTTGAGCAAGGCGCCAACCTTATCCTGTTCGGTCCGCCCGGCGGCGGAAAAACCCACCTTGCCGCGGCAATCGGCCTCGCATTGGTGGAACGGGGCTGGAGGGTTCTGTTCACCCGAACTTCCGACCTCGTGCAACACCTGCAGGTCGCCCGACGCGAACTCGCACTCGAATCCGCGATGACCAAGCTCGACAAATACCATCTGCTCGTTCTCGACGACTTCGCCTACATCTCGCGCGATCAGGCCGAGACGTCGGTGCTCTTCGAGCTGATCAGCGTACGCTACGAGCGACGGTCATTGCTGATCACCGCCAACCAACCCTTCGGCGAATGGAACAGGGTCTTCCCGGACCCAGCCATGACACTCGCCGCCGTGGACAGGCTAGTGCATCACGCCACCATCTTCGAGATGAACGTCGAAAGTTACCGGCGCCGCACCGCACAGGCAAGGCGCACCGGTGCCGGGCGCCCCGCCACCTACACCACGCCAAAGGTCCTCGAGACCATCCGCGACAATCAGAATGAGAACGACGACCTTGCCAGCGACAATCAAAACAGGCACTGA
- a CDS encoding TrbI/VirB10 family protein — MTETTKPPASAPKSDATKVSSASAPGKAATVGNINERTQCRQKMLFASLGAIALLGGSWIIFGGEDGGSADADGARTIETAGLVNRDLANREFVSVFDNRVGNVEQQQKKLAENQLPRSELEAQLQAIRAENEMMRADGEAAIDAISAENAELKTRLATAETTAAATPPPPTYGPQAGGYDARSLGSPDGSPQSSAGTGLDGSAPAGVRLLNFALDKSSAGASVRRAEAPPLVIEDSPEYLPPNSYAPARVIVGVDASAGVASQTDPLPVVLRITGPARSVLQDGRVLTTRIEGCVVNGAARGDLSSEKVYVKLARMTCDQPGGRVAVSEVKGFIAFAGKSGVRGRVVSREGSLISQALLAGIVGGFGRGFSANANSVFSGITANSDGTRSKLSGTDILAGGLGQGAGDAADTVSKYLIERAEQYQPVVEMPTGIEVEIVFLDGAFVRNAQ; from the coding sequence ATGACTGAGACAACCAAGCCGCCGGCGAGCGCTCCCAAGTCCGACGCTACCAAGGTGTCCAGTGCATCCGCGCCGGGCAAGGCCGCTACCGTCGGCAATATCAACGAGCGCACCCAGTGCCGACAAAAGATGCTGTTCGCCTCGCTCGGTGCCATCGCGCTGCTGGGCGGCAGCTGGATCATTTTTGGCGGCGAGGATGGCGGTTCCGCCGATGCCGATGGCGCGCGCACGATCGAAACGGCGGGCCTCGTCAATCGCGACCTTGCCAATCGCGAGTTCGTCTCGGTCTTCGACAACCGCGTCGGCAATGTCGAACAGCAGCAGAAGAAGCTGGCCGAAAACCAGCTGCCACGAAGCGAACTCGAAGCCCAGCTCCAGGCGATCCGCGCCGAGAACGAAATGATGCGCGCCGATGGCGAAGCGGCGATCGATGCGATCTCGGCGGAGAATGCAGAATTGAAGACCCGGCTTGCGACGGCCGAAACCACGGCGGCTGCCACACCGCCGCCACCGACCTATGGCCCGCAAGCGGGCGGCTACGATGCGCGTAGTCTCGGATCACCTGACGGTTCACCGCAATCAAGCGCTGGGACGGGTCTTGATGGCAGCGCACCTGCCGGTGTCCGCCTGCTCAATTTCGCATTGGACAAGAGTTCGGCCGGAGCCTCGGTGCGCCGCGCCGAAGCGCCGCCGCTGGTCATCGAGGATTCGCCCGAATACCTGCCGCCCAATTCCTACGCGCCGGCACGCGTCATCGTCGGCGTCGATGCCTCGGCGGGCGTTGCCTCACAGACCGATCCGCTGCCTGTCGTGTTGCGCATTACCGGCCCGGCCCGTTCGGTCCTGCAAGACGGGCGCGTCCTCACCACCCGGATCGAGGGTTGCGTGGTCAATGGCGCGGCGCGCGGCGATCTCTCGTCCGAGAAAGTCTACGTCAAACTGGCCCGCATGACCTGCGACCAGCCCGGGGGCCGCGTCGCGGTCTCCGAGGTCAAGGGCTTCATCGCCTTTGCCGGCAAGTCGGGCGTGCGCGGCCGGGTCGTCAGCCGCGAGGGCTCGCTGATCAGCCAGGCGCTGCTTGCCGGCATCGTCGGTGGGTTCGGGCGCGGCTTTTCGGCCAACGCCAATTCGGTGTTCTCCGGGATCACCGCCAATTCCGACGGCACGCGCTCGAAACTCTCGGGCACCGACATCCTCGCCGGCGGTCTCGGCCAAGGCGCGGGCGATGCCGCCGATACGGTGAGCAAGTACCTCATCGAACGCGCCGAACAGTACCAACCCGTCGTCGAGATGCCGACCGGCATCGAAGTCGAGATCGTGTTTCTCGACGGCGCCTTCGTGAGGAATGCCCAATGA
- a CDS encoding DsbC family protein, whose translation MTSKPHFAERLRTRARTLSHSRWTKPVAATLAVLALSGATGWGVASFAQGTSAATTEAVREALKVRLPKTAIDAIVCKGLGGLCEVASKQTLFYVDRTARYLVIGRVYDMETRQDLTAARLLELNPDLLAAGAARRSEADSDNSSAPTHAAAPTTVDLSKLSDKGAIHWGPKDGPRVTVFSDFHCGYCKKLEAELKAIGARVEERPISIFGADSRKLAEQVLCARRPEVSLRMAYAGVALASAKSCDVTGLDENEAFAKAHGFGGTPVIVRPSDGAVLEGYRPAEALRAFLTANMKTR comes from the coding sequence ATGACCTCGAAGCCCCACTTTGCCGAACGCCTGCGCACCCGCGCCCGAACACTCAGTCACTCGCGCTGGACCAAACCTGTCGCGGCCACGCTCGCCGTCCTCGCGCTTTCGGGCGCGACCGGATGGGGCGTCGCGAGCTTCGCGCAAGGGACGAGTGCCGCAACGACAGAGGCCGTGCGCGAAGCGCTGAAAGTCCGGCTCCCCAAGACCGCGATCGACGCGATCGTCTGCAAGGGTCTGGGAGGTCTTTGCGAAGTCGCCTCGAAGCAGACGCTGTTCTATGTCGACCGGACAGCGCGCTATCTGGTGATCGGCCGGGTCTACGACATGGAGACCCGGCAGGACCTCACCGCGGCGCGGCTGCTCGAACTCAATCCCGACCTGCTGGCGGCCGGCGCTGCAAGGCGCAGCGAAGCGGACAGCGACAATTCGTCAGCACCGACGCATGCGGCAGCACCCACTACGGTCGACCTGTCGAAACTGTCCGACAAAGGCGCCATCCACTGGGGGCCCAAGGACGGGCCGCGCGTGACGGTCTTTTCCGATTTTCACTGCGGCTACTGCAAAAAGCTCGAGGCCGAGTTGAAAGCGATCGGCGCACGCGTCGAGGAACGCCCAATCTCGATCTTCGGCGCCGACAGCCGCAAGTTGGCCGAACAGGTGCTTTGCGCCAGGCGGCCCGAAGTCTCGCTGCGCATGGCCTATGCCGGCGTGGCGCTGGCCAGCGCCAAATCCTGCGATGTCACCGGGCTCGACGAGAACGAAGCCTTTGCCAAGGCGCACGGCTTCGGCGGCACGCCGGTCATCGTCCGGCCCTCGGATGGCGCGGTGCTCGAGGGCTATCGCCCCGCCGAAGCGCTGCGCGCTTTTCTCACCGCCAACATGAAGACGCGCTGA
- a CDS encoding helix-turn-helix domain-containing protein — protein MELVTEFGDGDVSENRLYCRRITRFLSTNHDTILLSSSTNEKPDVPLMFFLVSYSLLVRYVCESRLRKRGRTMDRQGKDLDAGNDRIARVLAHAVDSAGRSRADLAAEAGMHRETLTRLIRGERPIKLEDAARILSVCGVPVRSTLILALSGDDELACQWMRHDVGAFLEEFLVTLPGALETTLGERCDELRPRWAKGTSQLVARMLANHIDDFAARDVAAQLAR, from the coding sequence ATGGAGTTGGTGACGGAGTTCGGTGACGGTGATGTAAGCGAAAATCGACTGTACTGCCGCAGAATCACGCGCTTTCTGTCGACGAATCACGACACTATCTTGCTGTCGTCATCGACGAACGAAAAACCAGATGTTCCGTTAATGTTCTTTCTTGTTTCCTACAGTCTGTTGGTTCGTTATGTCTGCGAGTCGCGATTACGAAAGCGAGGCAGGACGATGGACAGGCAGGGGAAAGATCTGGATGCGGGCAACGACCGGATTGCGCGCGTTCTGGCGCATGCGGTCGATAGCGCCGGGCGTTCGCGCGCCGATCTTGCTGCCGAGGCAGGCATGCACCGCGAAACCCTGACCCGGCTTATTCGCGGCGAGCGCCCGATCAAGCTTGAGGATGCCGCGCGGATCCTGTCGGTCTGCGGCGTGCCCGTCCGTTCGACGCTGATCCTCGCGCTGAGCGGCGACGACGAGCTTGCCTGCCAATGGATGCGGCACGACGTCGGCGCGTTTCTGGAAGAGTTTCTGGTGACCCTGCCGGGTGCGCTCGAGACCACGCTAGGCGAGCGCTGCGACGAATTGCGGCCGCGCTGGGCGAAAGGAACTTCGCAGCTCGTCGCGCGCATGCTTGCCAACCATATCGACGATTTTGCCGCGCGCGATGTGGCAGCTCAGCTGGCGCGGTAA
- a CDS encoding helix-turn-helix transcriptional regulator: MTNEIAKIEDGDAQVAAPRPQRLLRLPEVMHRVGLKRSAIYQRMSEGRFPKSRSLGPKCAVWLESEVEEWVLEIARESLV, translated from the coding sequence ATGACGAATGAAATTGCGAAAATTGAGGATGGCGATGCGCAGGTTGCAGCCCCGCGGCCGCAGCGGTTGCTGCGCTTGCCCGAGGTCATGCACCGGGTCGGGCTCAAGCGCTCGGCGATCTACCAGCGCATGAGCGAGGGGCGGTTTCCGAAATCTCGATCGCTTGGGCCGAAGTGTGCCGTCTGGCTCGAGAGCGAGGTGGAGGAGTGGGTCTTAGAAATAGCCAGAGAATCCTTGGTTTGA
- a CDS encoding type IV conjugative transfer system protein TraE — protein MLHDFAHERQQVLLRQRNMFALASAGLAIALVVATGLAMTRAREVVLLPTLERPLTVSSAGVEADYLELVTRDVALMLLNRSPEGLDYWMETILDVADPAHRGRLKADLVKIVAEQRGSDVSQAFVITQMTVDPKGLTSEVSGKLKTFVGSQVIASDERKFRLSWTYRGLRLALAGFAQISTDNDQKEAG, from the coding sequence GTGCTCCATGATTTTGCCCACGAACGCCAGCAGGTGCTGCTGCGCCAACGCAACATGTTCGCGCTCGCCAGCGCCGGACTTGCCATCGCGCTGGTCGTAGCGACCGGTCTTGCCATGACCCGCGCCCGCGAGGTCGTCCTGCTGCCAACGCTCGAGCGCCCGCTGACGGTCTCGAGCGCAGGCGTCGAAGCCGACTATCTCGAGCTTGTCACCCGCGATGTCGCGCTGATGCTCTTGAACCGCAGCCCCGAAGGTCTCGACTACTGGATGGAGACGATCCTCGATGTCGCCGATCCCGCGCATCGCGGGAGATTGAAGGCGGACCTCGTCAAGATCGTTGCCGAACAGCGCGGCTCTGACGTCAGCCAGGCTTTCGTCATCACCCAGATGACCGTCGATCCCAAGGGTTTGACGTCCGAGGTGTCAGGCAAGCTCAAGACTTTCGTCGGTTCGCAAGTGATCGCAAGCGACGAACGCAAGTTCCGCCTTAGCTGGACCTATCGCGGCCTCAGGCTAGCGCTTGCCGGGTTCGCCCAGATTTCCACGGACAACGACCAGAAGGAGGCTGGCTGA
- the traC gene encoding type IV secretion system protein TraC, which yields MALSIGTLADRVLTGLLGDAEHGEAARPALMLDMLSDWLPYRVFDPASRLYINARSKGFVLAVTPLIGADERTGEILGAWFSEGLPEGACVQILHYASPRISRIVAPWFAPRYLQGGVYEAIARHRARRLYGLVWKSGSADAPFHARHHQVVISVGVPSKSDIPSDELAQARDGLVSMLKSLNLGVSEVGPEALIALVDDLTSPTTAPQDDALAYNQHDPISDQILRRDIELSVEDDRMVLATERFRATGEEHDGVPEIGTVYPDAFDVRHYAVRNMPARWAPWECARLIGDLFTDKLRFPCPVATMLCLVYPDRQAAEAKAGYKFMRTTTLAGSKSARFLPRLAEQSAEWQHVQAELQEGRRLVKVFYGLTSFSPLGEGDRHERAIKSIYKAAGWDLADERFLQIQGLVAALPLTLADGLATDMARLKRMRTLLSTTAAHIAPMQGEYLGGPLPHLLLVGRRGQPFYWSPFENEAGNHNVAICGKSGSGKSVLLQEMCAALRGAGAEVVVIDDGRSFEHSVKLQGGRFVEFTLASGFCLNPFSMIDATRAEDDEDYRLDCFAMVKAIIGQMARYSAPLNDTERGLIDKAVNEVWSAAGPAASVTAVGEALAASDKPAAHDLATALAPFMHGGTYGAFFEGQASLEVGAPFIVYEMSDLAAREELRAVVLSAIMFMTSQSMTRSDRSVKKLLLIDEAWSLLKGGSMGEFVETYARTCRKYGGALATATQSLNDYYKSDGATAALENSDWMLILQQKSETIADFKASKRLDMDDRSETLIRSLKRSGTDYSEVFIKGPETEAIGRLVLDPFSATLFSSSPGTFAAIEHEIARGHQLADAIERIAFPDTQTPD from the coding sequence ATGGCGCTCTCGATCGGAACATTGGCTGACCGCGTGCTCACCGGCCTTCTTGGCGATGCCGAACATGGCGAAGCCGCGCGCCCCGCGCTCATGCTCGACATGCTCTCGGACTGGCTCCCCTACCGGGTCTTCGACCCTGCATCGCGCCTTTACATCAATGCGCGTTCGAAGGGCTTTGTCCTGGCCGTTACCCCGCTGATCGGCGCCGACGAGCGCACCGGCGAGATTCTGGGCGCCTGGTTTTCCGAAGGGTTGCCTGAAGGCGCCTGCGTCCAGATCCTCCACTATGCGAGCCCGCGGATCAGCCGGATCGTCGCCCCCTGGTTTGCCCCGCGCTACCTCCAGGGCGGGGTCTACGAAGCGATCGCGCGCCACCGCGCGCGCCGGCTCTACGGCCTCGTCTGGAAATCGGGCTCGGCCGATGCGCCCTTCCATGCCCGCCATCACCAGGTCGTCATCTCGGTCGGTGTGCCATCAAAAAGCGATATCCCGAGCGACGAACTCGCGCAGGCCCGCGATGGGCTGGTCTCGATGCTGAAGTCGCTCAATCTCGGGGTCAGCGAAGTGGGTCCCGAAGCGCTGATCGCGCTGGTCGACGATCTCACTTCGCCGACGACCGCACCGCAGGACGATGCGCTCGCGTACAATCAGCACGACCCGATTTCGGATCAAATCCTGCGCCGCGATATCGAATTGAGCGTCGAGGACGATCGCATGGTGCTGGCGACCGAGCGCTTTCGCGCAACCGGCGAAGAACACGACGGCGTTCCCGAGATCGGCACCGTCTATCCCGATGCGTTCGACGTACGCCACTACGCGGTGCGCAACATGCCGGCACGCTGGGCGCCATGGGAATGCGCGCGGCTTATCGGCGATCTCTTTACCGACAAGCTGCGCTTTCCCTGCCCCGTCGCGACGATGCTCTGCCTTGTCTATCCCGACCGCCAGGCCGCCGAGGCGAAAGCCGGCTACAAGTTCATGCGCACAACGACGCTTGCAGGCTCCAAGAGCGCGCGCTTTCTCCCCCGTCTCGCCGAGCAGTCCGCCGAATGGCAGCATGTCCAGGCCGAGCTCCAGGAAGGCCGTCGGCTCGTCAAAGTCTTCTACGGGCTCACCAGCTTTTCGCCATTGGGCGAAGGCGACCGGCACGAGCGCGCGATCAAGTCGATCTACAAGGCGGCCGGATGGGACCTTGCCGACGAACGCTTTCTGCAGATCCAGGGGCTCGTCGCCGCGCTGCCGCTGACGCTGGCCGATGGCCTTGCCACCGACATGGCGCGTTTGAAGCGCATGCGCACGCTCTTGTCGACAACGGCGGCGCATATCGCGCCGATGCAGGGCGAGTACTTGGGCGGGCCCCTGCCGCACCTGCTGCTGGTCGGACGGCGCGGCCAGCCCTTCTACTGGTCGCCCTTCGAGAACGAGGCGGGCAACCACAATGTCGCGATCTGCGGCAAATCGGGATCGGGCAAGTCCGTCCTGCTCCAGGAAATGTGCGCGGCGCTGCGCGGTGCGGGCGCCGAGGTCGTCGTCATCGACGATGGGAGGAGCTTCGAGCATTCGGTCAAACTGCAGGGCGGCCGCTTCGTCGAGTTCACCCTTGCTTCGGGGTTCTGCCTCAACCCCTTCTCGATGATCGATGCCACCCGCGCCGAGGACGACGAGGATTACCGCCTCGACTGCTTCGCGATGGTGAAAGCCATTATCGGCCAGATGGCGCGCTACAGCGCGCCGCTCAACGACACCGAACGCGGCCTTATCGACAAGGCGGTGAACGAGGTCTGGTCCGCAGCTGGCCCTGCCGCCAGCGTCACCGCGGTCGGCGAAGCGCTGGCCGCGTCGGACAAGCCCGCCGCGCACGATCTCGCGACCGCACTCGCGCCCTTCATGCACGGCGGCACCTATGGCGCCTTCTTCGAAGGCCAGGCGAGCCTCGAGGTGGGTGCGCCCTTCATCGTTTACGAGATGAGCGATCTCGCCGCGCGCGAGGAACTGCGCGCGGTCGTGCTCTCGGCAATCATGTTCATGACCAGCCAGTCGATGACCCGCAGCGACCGCTCGGTGAAGAAGCTGCTGCTGATCGACGAGGCCTGGAGCCTATTGAAGGGCGGCTCGATGGGCGAGTTCGTCGAGACTTATGCCCGCACCTGCCGCAAATATGGCGGCGCGCTCGCCACCGCGACCCAGTCCCTCAACGACTACTACAAGTCCGACGGCGCGACGGCGGCGCTCGAGAACAGCGACTGGATGCTGATCCTCCAGCAGAAGAGCGAGACGATCGCCGACTTCAAGGCGTCGAAGCGCCTCGACATGGACGACCGCTCGGAAACGCTGATTCGCAGCCTCAAGCGCTCGGGCACCGACTATTCCGAAGTCTTCATCAAGGGGCCCGAGACCGAGGCGATCGGCCGGCTCGTCCTCGATCCTTTTTCGGCGACGCTGTTTTCGAGCTCGCCCGGAACATTTGCCGCGATCGAACACGAGATCGCGCGCGGCCACCAGCTCGCCGATGCCATCGAACGCATCGCCTTTCCCGATACGCAGACACCCGATTGA
- the traL gene encoding type IV conjugative transfer system protein TraL, with amino-acid sequence MADRYMIPRRLDDPELIGFWTIDEFAGMIIPFAWGILAQHILIGIALAMGAWFALRKAKAGRTSSWLLHAAYWYLPAGFTGLVATPPSHCRRLAG; translated from the coding sequence ATGGCAGACCGGTACATGATCCCGCGGCGTCTCGACGATCCGGAGCTGATTGGCTTCTGGACCATCGACGAGTTCGCCGGGATGATAATCCCCTTCGCCTGGGGGATCCTTGCCCAGCACATACTGATCGGCATTGCGCTTGCCATGGGAGCCTGGTTCGCTCTGCGAAAGGCAAAGGCAGGACGCACAAGCTCCTGGCTTCTCCATGCCGCCTATTGGTATCTGCCGGCAGGCTTTACCGGCCTTGTCGCAACGCCGCCCTCCCACTGCCGCCGCCTGGCAGGCTGA